Proteins encoded by one window of Polyangiaceae bacterium:
- a CDS encoding STAS domain-containing protein, with protein sequence MKHSVTNEGDHLSLHVAGELDALTCSDLRPTLDSIAEQSGRNVTVDLQGLRLIDSSGVGALVSLYKRVRAKGGNVEFVNVANQPLAIFKLLRLDLVFGLDVSP encoded by the coding sequence ATGAAGCACAGCGTGACCAACGAGGGAGACCACTTGAGCCTGCACGTGGCGGGGGAGCTGGACGCGCTCACATGTTCCGACTTGAGACCGACCCTGGACTCCATCGCGGAACAATCCGGCCGTAACGTCACCGTGGATCTTCAGGGATTGCGTTTGATCGACAGCTCTGGTGTCGGAGCGCTCGTTTCTCTCTACAAGCGAGTGCGAGCCAAGGGTGGGAACGTGGAGTTCGTGAACGTGGCCAATCAGCCGCTCGCGATCTTCAAGCTCCTGCGCTTGGACTTGGTGTTCGGTCTGGACGTCAGTCCCTGA
- a CDS encoding phenylacetate--CoA ligase family protein yields MDRYGLVFREVLFPAWERGVRRRPILELAERLARSQWWSDGELRSFQGSELRKLLEHAFQHSPYYRKVMLAADVRPQDVSGVDALPLLPLLDRPTAASSFLERFSDAPPRVEIQKMTSGSSGRPLEIAYDRTSEHWRQATRLRGYAWAGYLPGDKSLHFWGSLAALFGQRPLSRVKSALDHALKREHFIDCTDRSPRALEAVARAVESLGPTVIVCYAQAGAALARHWLASGRSRRDTTVICGAERLFSADRAAIVQAFGSAVFETYGSREVMLMAAECEAHDGLHVSMENLIVELVVRGEGRQRPARPGEVGEVVVTDLHNFGAPFIRYLTGDLAVRMPPGRCGCGRGLERLSSIEGRKTETLHDGAGRPVSGLFFNVLFSVMADRVRQFQVVQRADRTIDLFVVPGLMPAASAQVRAACERFLPGIPLRIHQCSSLSPGPGGKLSVVRVEGA; encoded by the coding sequence ATGGACCGCTACGGTCTCGTGTTTCGCGAAGTCCTGTTTCCCGCGTGGGAGCGTGGGGTCCGACGCCGTCCGATCCTCGAGCTCGCCGAACGTCTGGCGCGGAGCCAGTGGTGGAGCGACGGCGAGCTGCGGTCCTTCCAGGGAAGCGAGCTTCGGAAGCTCCTCGAGCATGCGTTCCAGCACTCGCCTTACTACCGCAAGGTCATGCTCGCGGCCGACGTTCGTCCCCAAGACGTCAGCGGAGTCGACGCCTTGCCGTTGTTGCCGCTCCTCGACCGGCCGACGGCAGCCAGCTCCTTCCTCGAGCGCTTCTCGGACGCTCCACCGCGCGTGGAGATCCAGAAGATGACGAGCGGCAGCAGCGGCCGTCCCCTCGAGATCGCCTACGATCGAACGTCGGAGCACTGGCGGCAGGCCACCCGGCTCCGCGGCTATGCCTGGGCGGGCTACTTGCCCGGCGACAAGAGCTTGCACTTCTGGGGCAGCTTGGCGGCCTTGTTCGGCCAGCGGCCGCTCTCGCGCGTCAAGTCCGCTCTCGATCACGCGCTCAAGCGCGAGCATTTCATCGACTGTACCGATCGCTCGCCTCGGGCGTTGGAGGCCGTGGCTCGTGCCGTGGAGTCCCTGGGTCCCACGGTGATCGTCTGTTACGCGCAGGCGGGAGCCGCCCTTGCCCGCCATTGGCTCGCCTCGGGTCGTTCACGGCGAGATACCACCGTGATCTGCGGCGCGGAGCGCTTGTTCTCGGCCGATCGCGCAGCCATCGTGCAGGCCTTCGGTTCCGCCGTGTTCGAGACCTACGGCAGTCGTGAGGTGATGTTGATGGCGGCGGAGTGCGAAGCCCACGACGGCCTCCATGTATCCATGGAGAATCTGATCGTGGAGCTCGTGGTTCGGGGCGAGGGTCGACAACGCCCCGCGCGACCCGGCGAGGTCGGCGAAGTAGTGGTCACGGATCTGCACAACTTCGGTGCGCCGTTCATCCGCTATCTGACGGGTGACCTGGCGGTGAGAATGCCTCCGGGACGCTGCGGCTGCGGGCGAGGCCTCGAGCGGCTGTCGAGCATCGAAGGGCGAAAGACGGAGACACTGCACGACGGCGCTGGCCGCCCGGTGAGCGGCCTCTTCTTCAACGTCCTGTTCTCGGTGATGGCGGACCGAGTCCGACAGTTCCAGGTCGTTCAGCGCGCCGATAGGACGATCGACTTGTTCGTCGTTCCTGGTTTGATGCCCGCTGCGTCGGCCCAGGTGCGCGCGGCCTGTGAACGTTTCCTCCCGGGGATCCCGCTGCGGATTCACCAGTGTTCGAGCCTGTCTCCGGGCCCCGGGGGAAAGCTGTCGGTCGTGCGCGTGGAGGGAGCTTGA
- a CDS encoding polysaccharide deacetylase family protein codes for MLRRRLASVLDRLGLIEHVLAHARWLPVLAYHRIRRGLDRFDQGVVDATPEALDWQLTELSRHFEVISCDQLLDGDVPPHAAMVTFDDGYRECITEALPVLERHGIPATFFVVTGDIAERRVFWWDRIAYALHETALEHIRMSYPKPLELDLTEGRERGIRTLLSVVKATPALDFSRFLRELYQRGEVPWTPQDERHWADVLVMSWDDVRALRDAGMQIGSHTRTHRILQNVPAEELADELRGSRDDLRRELSADVRVVSYPVGRPISGSPSVVAAVRDAGYTLGFSTGVHWLPKTTHSLDLARICLDPDITAPELRALLAHPAFAG; via the coding sequence ATGTTGCGTCGGCGCCTTGCGAGCGTGCTGGATCGGCTGGGGCTCATCGAGCACGTTCTCGCCCACGCCCGTTGGCTGCCGGTGCTGGCGTACCATCGCATCCGTCGCGGGCTGGATCGCTTCGACCAAGGGGTGGTCGACGCCACCCCGGAAGCCTTGGATTGGCAGCTGACGGAGCTGTCGCGGCACTTCGAGGTGATCTCTTGCGACCAGCTCCTCGATGGCGACGTGCCGCCGCACGCCGCCATGGTGACCTTCGACGATGGCTACCGGGAGTGCATCACCGAGGCTCTGCCAGTGCTAGAGCGCCATGGAATCCCGGCGACCTTTTTCGTGGTCACGGGAGACATCGCCGAGCGACGCGTGTTCTGGTGGGATCGCATCGCCTATGCGCTCCACGAGACGGCGCTCGAACACATCCGCATGAGCTACCCAAAGCCCCTGGAGCTGGACCTCACGGAGGGACGGGAGCGAGGGATCCGGACGCTGCTTTCGGTGGTGAAGGCGACCCCCGCTCTGGATTTCTCGCGATTCTTGCGCGAGCTGTACCAGCGCGGGGAGGTGCCGTGGACCCCCCAGGACGAACGGCACTGGGCAGATGTGCTCGTGATGAGCTGGGACGACGTTCGCGCCCTCCGAGATGCCGGCATGCAGATCGGCTCGCACACGCGAACGCATCGCATTTTGCAGAACGTTCCTGCGGAGGAGCTGGCCGACGAGCTCCGCGGCTCGCGCGACGATCTACGACGGGAGCTCTCCGCGGACGTGCGCGTCGTCTCGTATCCCGTTGGGCGCCCCATCAGCGGCTCCCCCAGCGTCGTCGCTGCCGTGCGAGACGCAGGCTACACCCTCGGCTTTTCCACCGGAGTGCACTGGCTTCCGAAGACGACGCACTCGTTGGATCTAGCTCGCATTTGTCTGGACCCCGACATCACCGCACCCGAGCTCAGGGCGCTGCTCGCGCACCCGGCGTTTGCGGGCTGA
- a CDS encoding CpsD/CapB family tyrosine-protein kinase, giving the protein MPDAAIVELPRNVVPEPDVVLYRVDLPDVLDQRLVLLREPTSARARAFRLLRHRLLSKGDPRVVLVTSAQAGEGKTTCAINLALAIAEETPHTALYLDVNLRRPALRDLFALDEVQGMLQGLDLRRYPVGALRQSRLRICAAVGDRAPDARLDRGIWPRAIADIREAYDYVIIDGPAVLDTADANVLAASADAVLFAARSDTSERTSLRQAIDQLAPAPVVGMVLLDT; this is encoded by the coding sequence ATGCCTGACGCCGCCATCGTGGAGCTCCCGCGCAACGTCGTGCCGGAACCGGACGTGGTGCTCTACCGCGTGGATCTTCCCGACGTTCTCGACCAGCGCCTGGTGCTGCTCCGAGAGCCGACGTCGGCTCGGGCGAGGGCCTTTCGCCTGCTCCGACATCGCTTGCTCTCGAAGGGAGACCCGCGCGTCGTGCTGGTGACGAGCGCGCAGGCAGGCGAGGGAAAGACGACCTGCGCGATCAATCTCGCGCTCGCCATTGCGGAAGAAACCCCACACACCGCCCTGTACTTGGACGTCAACCTTCGCCGCCCTGCTCTCAGGGATCTGTTCGCCCTCGACGAAGTGCAAGGCATGCTGCAGGGGCTGGACCTACGGAGGTATCCCGTCGGTGCGCTGCGTCAGTCTCGCCTGAGGATTTGCGCTGCCGTGGGGGATCGGGCTCCTGACGCTCGGCTGGATCGCGGCATCTGGCCCCGCGCGATCGCGGACATCCGCGAAGCCTACGACTACGTGATCATCGACGGCCCCGCCGTGCTCGACACGGCCGACGCGAACGTGCTCGCCGCCAGCGCGGACGCGGTGCTCTTCGCGGCACGATCGGACACTTCCGAGCGCACCTCGCTACGCCAGGCGATTGACCAGCTGGCGCCCGCCCCAGTCGTCGGAATGGTGTTGCTGGACACATGA